The Deltaproteobacteria bacterium nucleotide sequence CGTTATTGATCACAAGAATATGATCAGGCTTGCGAGATTGTTTTTGCAGATAATCAATACATCTTATCAAGAGTTCATTGCGGTTATGGGTTACAACAACGGCAAGGATCTTATACTTGGACAACATTATCTCCATTTTTAGACTTACGATATAGCGCAATCAAAGATGAGCCCTTATTGGTTATTAAGAGCAAGGAATTAATAATATTTTTCATATAAAAAAAGAATTTGCTTTGATTGACTTTTATCTGTGCTATTGCTGCAGCTTTTTCTGGATCATTGTTTAATAGTTTTAGACTGTATTTCTTCTTATTTAAGTACTGTACAATCCTAAAAAAAGATATATTTTCCGTACGAATAAATATTTTTTCATAACCACAGGTTCTCAAAAATTGATCTAAAGTTTTTGGATTCCAAAGTATTAAATGTTCTGGATAACAAATCATACCCCATTGTGGCCCCATAATTAAACGATCGATGCTAAAATAATTTGGCGTTGTGATATAAAGATATCCATTTTTCTTAAGCAAATCCGATATATTATTAATAATATCTCGTGGATTATTAACGTGTTCAATAACTTCTGTAAGAATGACAAGATCAAACTTATCAGATAAATTGGATTCCATCTGCGGCATCAGACCACCGGAAAGCATCTTTATGCCTTTACTTCGGCAAACATCTTCTGCACTTTTATTAAATTCAGTCACATATACTTCACAGCCAATTTTCTTAAACATAGTTAAAAAAGCTCCATTACCACAACCTATATCAAGCACCCGTTTAGCTTTGGAGACCTTTCCCAAATTATCAGCGATCAATCGTAGCTTTTTCAAGGTTAGCTCGGTCTTTATATTATTATCTCGTATATACGCATTATAAATTTTATCCAATTCTGCTCGCGTAGGTTTACGGTTTGAAAAGACTAGTTTGCATTGTTTACATCTAACCAGATGATCTTTCTCATAACCTTTCAAAACTTTTAATTGGTCAGATTCACAAACTGGACAAGTATTATGGTTGTTTTCAATATCTTTTTTATGATTCATATAATATCTCTTATAGTGCCAAAACGAAATGGTAAACGAACATCAACTATTGTAATCCCTGCATATGATGCGGCTTCAATTCCGGCATCAGAATCTTCAAAAACTATCGCTTCTTTCGCACTGACTCCCGTGATTTTTAGTATCATGAGATACCCTTCTGGATCGGGTTTTGCATGTGTAACATCATCAGAGCACAGCATCGGAACAAACCATCCAGTATAACCTAACTTATCTAAAGCAATGTTGATTGTATCACGAGAACCAGACGAATACATCGCTAAACGATAACGCGGTTTTGCCCACTGCAAAAATTCATCAACCCCCGGCAGAGGTTTAAGTTCATTCTTTATTAAGATACGCGCATATTGTTGTTTGGCAGTTACGAGAGTATCTATCTCATTGGGTGAAAGGTTTCTACCATTAGCAATGAGACATTGTTTTATTGCATCTTTAGTTTTCATACCGGCAATAGACTGATAATCAACTTTGATGTTATAAGGCGCAAGCACCTTTAAGAATGCTCGTGCGTGTAAGGGACTTGTATCTGCCAGAGTGCCATCAAAATCAAAAATGAGGAGTTTTTTTTGTTCTAATAATTCAACAAGTGATTTCGAATCAAGCATCCTTCTACCTCAGGTTAGGAGCGTGGCTTCTTCGTATAAATTCATGATCGTTTGTACGACTTTGTTACCATCATGCTTACCCGGTTGTTCTTTCGATTCAAACATATCAACTACACGAGGAATAGGAATCTCTTTAAATGCAGGTTCATCAAATTCAACATATGTTTCATCTGCTTTAAGATGACTTTGATTAATGAGGGTAACATTAAATAAATCTGATATCTTATATTGTCTTTTATTAGCCAAACTCAAATAGTGGTAAGCACCGAGAAGGTATTCTGATGCCTTATAATTAGGCGTCTCATAGTCAGCACCGATGTTGGTTATAAAAACCTTAAACGCCGCCTTATTATCTGCAATGGACTCCGCCAAGCCTGTAGAAAAATATGTCGGATAGAGAGATGAATGCTGGGTTCCGGATGAATAAATAATGATGTCAGCATTCTGGAGAGCATGTTTCACGCTTTCTGACACCTCTACAAAACAGTGGTTTTTCTCAAGAAAATATCGCTTTTCTTCGATACTCAATGCCTGAAAATGCGAAGGATCGAGGATGCTATCCAACAAGTAAATGCGCTCAATTCGTACGTTGGAACGCAATTCGACGATTTCCGCCTCGCTGTAAAGCATTTCGCCATTTTCTCTGAGAGCCACCAGTTTTTTATCCTCGATGCTGGTAGGTAGTACTGTGCCCTTTAGTTTGAAGAGTCGATCGATATACCGTGTCGCGGTATCGATATTACGATTGAAGGTAAGGAATGCACCTGCGTAGATGCAGTTCATAATGGAACAATCAGAAAAATTGAATTTTGTCCCCGAGGCTTTTTCTACAACAGATAGTCCATCCAGGAATTCACGTAAAAAGTGTTGTAAGGCATTGCGGACCTTTTTATTCTGAAATTGCAGCCCAACCAATGCCTGTGCTGTACCCTTCACAAAGGCACGAAGATCGTTCATTATCTTTTCTCTGTCACTTGCGACCGGATATCTGTATCTGAATAAGTTTAAATACACCGCGTAATCGGGATCGTTTTCAGGGAGCATAAGTTCTTGTACTTTACGGATGTCCGAAGGCCCAAGCATACCAAAAAATCGCCGGATTTCACCGGTAGATTTACCATCATCATATGCGTTTACAACTGATGTCACATTCAGACTCTGCTGATGCAATAAAGAAGGTATGAGGGTTGCCGCCCCCCTGCCTCCATTAAGTACCACGACATTTAACATACAGATAACTTTCCCTCTCTTTTAGTTAATAATTAAACTTATTCATATATTGCTTTTTTAGCTATATATCATCACATAAGAAAAGTCTATTTTACTGCAACGCATCAGCGTCATCCCTCCTTGGCAAACAGGCACGGAATGAGGAATGCTTTTCCCACCTATTGTAGAATTGTGCTTTATTGTACCCCGCTCAACTCAAAAACTCCTTGACATCCTGTTTTAACATACTTATAATGTTCGTATGATTACGTATCCTCCAAAAGAAGTAGTAGAAACGTTCGGTGAGCATGCTGCACAAGGTCTTGAAAAATGGCTTGGTGAGGTGATGAAAGACACAGCGACCAATCAGGCTGTGGCAGTGCTTTCCAAGCGGATCGAACATATAGAGGGCTCTGTCGATGAGATTAAAATGGATATGAAAGATATGAGATCAGAGATGAATGAGCGGTTCGACAAGATGAACGAGCGGTTTGATAGGATGAATGAGCGGTTCGACAAGATGAACGAGCGGTTCGACACCATGTATCACCAGACCTTCACGCTCATCAAATGGACCGTGGGCCTGCTCGGCTTCTTCGGCACCGTGATCAGCACTCTGATCTTCGTAGGGCAGTTTATAAGACATTAAGAGTTCTGGAGTTTAGGACTCCCTAACTCTTAAACTCCTCGGCCTACAGCCTCTCATAAATCCCTTTATACCTTTGGACGCCAACCTCGACGCTCATCGTATCTTTTACCACCTTGTATGCCCTTTGCTTGAAATCCGGGTCATTGACAAGCCCCATTGCCTGCTCGAATGCCCGCTTATACTCATCGTCATCAAAGGCATATACGATGGCCCCGGTATCGCTTTGCCCGAGGATGTCTTCCACGTCCCCTACCCCGGCATTGGCAATGACTGGCAAGCCGCAGGCGAGGTACTCTGCGAGCTTCGTCGGGGACGACGATTGCTTGGAGAATGCGGGCTTTATGAAAGACAGGCCTATGTCCGATACCCATAGATACTCATGTACCTCGTTGGG carries:
- a CDS encoding class I SAM-dependent methyltransferase, producing MNHKKDIENNHNTCPVCESDQLKVLKGYEKDHLVRCKQCKLVFSNRKPTRAELDKIYNAYIRDNNIKTELTLKKLRLIADNLGKVSKAKRVLDIGCGNGAFLTMFKKIGCEVYVTEFNKSAEDVCRSKGIKMLSGGLMPQMESNLSDKFDLVILTEVIEHVNNPRDIINNISDLLKKNGYLYITTPNYFSIDRLIMGPQWGMICYPEHLILWNPKTLDQFLRTCGYEKIFIRTENISFFRIVQYLNKKKYSLKLLNNDPEKAAAIAQIKVNQSKFFFYMKNIINSLLLITNKGSSLIALYRKSKNGDNVVQV
- a CDS encoding HAD family phosphatase; amino-acid sequence: MLDSKSLVELLEQKKLLIFDFDGTLADTSPLHARAFLKVLAPYNIKVDYQSIAGMKTKDAIKQCLIANGRNLSPNEIDTLVTAKQQYARILIKNELKPLPGVDEFLQWAKPRYRLAMYSSGSRDTINIALDKLGYTGWFVPMLCSDDVTHAKPDPEGYLMILKITGVSAKEAIVFEDSDAGIEAASYAGITIVDVRLPFRFGTIRDII
- a CDS encoding 2-phospho-L-lactate transferase CofD family protein, with amino-acid sequence MLNVVVLNGGRGAATLIPSLLHQQSLNVTSVVNAYDDGKSTGEIRRFFGMLGPSDIRKVQELMLPENDPDYAVYLNLFRYRYPVASDREKIMNDLRAFVKGTAQALVGLQFQNKKVRNALQHFLREFLDGLSVVEKASGTKFNFSDCSIMNCIYAGAFLTFNRNIDTATRYIDRLFKLKGTVLPTSIEDKKLVALRENGEMLYSEAEIVELRSNVRIERIYLLDSILDPSHFQALSIEEKRYFLEKNHCFVEVSESVKHALQNADIIIYSSGTQHSSLYPTYFSTGLAESIADNKAAFKVFITNIGADYETPNYKASEYLLGAYHYLSLANKRQYKISDLFNVTLINQSHLKADETYVEFDEPAFKEIPIPRVVDMFESKEQPGKHDGNKVVQTIMNLYEEATLLT